DNA from Oxyura jamaicensis isolate SHBP4307 breed ruddy duck chromosome 4, BPBGC_Ojam_1.0, whole genome shotgun sequence:
cctttttaaggaaataaaaactttaaaaataataaaggagtTCTCTAGTAAAATATAAAGGAGTTGTTTCAAGTTGTGGGACTATATTAACTACAGTCAAGAAGCATGTTTTCTTACCCGTGGTAATCTAAACATAATTTATTCTGCACTATGTTCCACTGAAATCAGATGGGCTACATAGGAAATAATGAACATTagcaaaaaatactgtttcttttctaaatgctttAGAATCCTAAGAGCTACTTTTGAATTGAAGACCTTATTTCTTACACTAAGTGttcaggcagttggactcaaCCTTTGtaggttccttccaactgaCTATGCTaagttcacattttttattgaaCATatgaagttttccattttaaatgttaactatttataggaaaaacaaaacagaaatagtaatttattttacagataaatggtacaaataaaactttaatttccaaatgttttgtCTATCTTTGTGTTTTACAAGACATCTGATGTTTTGTTACCAAGAAAGGCAATGCTATTTTAACTTgcttaaataaatgaagaagtcTTCACTTGGGCCAAGTATAGTTCAAGTATTTTTCCATCTAAATTTAGTTTCagctgggggagaaggagaggagagagctGTTTACTGTTTACTCtgatcttattaaaaaaaagctttaactAAGTAACCATATAGACTCTTGCATTTTTGTAAACAAGAATCTGCCAAACATCTGAATTACAATTCAGGTTCTCTCTCTTCAAAATACAGCAGTAAAAACAACACTAATTTTTAAAGAGGCTATCACAACATTCTACAACTAACAAGATTTTTACAAAGTCCTTACTAGTGCACAGTGATGTAATTtccaccaaaaaacaaacaaacaaaaaaaaaactgtattttgagaTTATGTAAAACAGAGTCCTGCTGTAACATGAATTTAGTACAGGACTATGAAAGCTTTACTCCTTTTACTTGTAACAGAAGGAAACTGAAGGGACTATCCCCAACCTCCAAAACAGATCACACAAATGAGTAAGATGGGAGAGGAAGATCTACAACTGCAAGGACATTCCTGAATCTCCATCACTTCCAGATAGGAACACGACTACAGCATATGCAGGAAACCGAACactgggtgtgtttttttttttttttttttaaaaaataaataaatataaaatcaatagCCAGAGTCACTAACCAAGCAGAGAAGTCACTAGTAAACAGAAACTTACTGCTACAGTTAAatcagaaaagcttttcagaactcttaaatattaaagcacctttttttttttttttttttttttaccaagtaTAGGGGGTCACAGCTACCTAAGTCTTTATTTACGCCTGCATGCACTATTACAATTGACCCCATTTTGATATGTCCattctaaaataaatgccaaTCTATGCAATTACATTCACCAAACAGAAGTTAGcatttcacaagaaaatatGGTGTATAAGAATTTATTTGGGTATAATTTAACAAGCAATTATATCCAAATACACTTCTTATGCAAGAAATTTATGAACACAATTAAAATAAGGTCAGTTTAATATGTAACctaacaaaaaaatcagaatttcctTATACCAGTGTAGTTCCACCAGCAGTaagtaaaatcagaaatcatTCTCAGAAgaatattctgcttttcaggCCTCAGATGTTTACCTTCACTGAAGAAAGGGAGGTAGTAATTCTCCTACAACTCAAATCTACACAGCTTCAGGTTCTCCTTTACATGTACTTCAAAGTCATCTGGACGAGCCAAATTGACTCCAGAACCTACAAAGCTGTATTAATGATGCAAGGTATCTGACAGATAAATAATGCCTCTCAACAGACTTTTAGTTTCAATTCAGCTCTGCACTATTTCACCGCTGGTCCTGAAGCAACTTCTGCACTAAATAATGCAGCTATATAGTCTCAAAATTGGAGCTGCCTCATGTCTACTTAGCCTGAAGGACAGGGTCCAAAAAGGCAAGAGTTGAAAGCGTTACCATGTTTTTCTACATGGGCACCACATTGATAGCAAAGCATAACTTTGCGACACCAAGGTGTCATGCAACTTCTAAAGACAAACACACACTGAAACGATGTTCAAAATAATGGAGAAAGTAATCATTTCTTCTACAGggcattcagttttctttctattctgttccttccttcttatccctcccaacccaaactGTAAACTGTCACCTTCTTCTGGAACTTCAACATGCAGCCCGGCTCCATATCCCAAAAATAAACACCTAGATATATCTGtttccatatatttaaataaatcatgaacAGTACAAGGAATTAAAAAACTCCAGGCTTATCTAGTAACATTAAAATATAGCTTATTTATCTTTCACTGAAATCATAAATGTCTGTGTTTTATCCGAGAACcgttttcaaaatatttaggtGACACCAAGTGGTAAATTGTTGTACTGCTCTCCATTCAGGACTACTGTAAATGGCAACAAGCAAGTactgttaatacacaaatacttattttaaaaaaatagagtgcTTTATACTAGATACAGAAGATTATTAAAGATATCATTACTGTGTGAATATCCTGATTTTATGTATCTCGCTTATTGTATAGATAAAAAACTGctctaacattaaaaaataacttcgTACTTGTAGTATAACATTTAGACAGAAAATACACTATTTGCAATGaccaacagaaaaatactgaagttacaCAATCAGCATTCAGTgatcatttatttctctaaaaacCTTTATTCCTGCAGTTTcagttctcctttttttctcttgaccATATACAAAGTACATCCAAAATGTTCATGAAAAACAGACTGAGTATTCTTCTTCTCCAAAGTTTACCAGGTGCATAACATAGTTGGTaaaaaaaatttgttttgaCATTCAACTAAAGTTGATCAAAATGTGTTTACataagaagaaatgtttgtgtaAAAATGTTATCTTAGATCACCAGATGATCTCAAACAATAATACACCAATTCAGAGGAACAGAGACCTTTCTGAAACTACAAGGTCCTTCTGCATACCCCAAGACATACACATAGTAAGAGAGAAATATCAACAAATCCTCTTTTCTCATGGAGATTACCCATGCTCTACGTGCAGCACTGATCAATGCACCATTAAAAGGGTTCGGAACAGTGCAGCATTACTATTACTTTGGTTGCCCCTCGCTACTCTGCATTATGTAGCAACACCAGtaatacgtttttttttttcctcctgtattcTAGCAGGTTTCCAGGGATGGCATACCTACCCCACACCAGCCTTGAGGTGTTGACTGACcacaagctgctgctttgcttttgtactTACTGCTACTGTACAGAGTTAAGATGTTGACAGTATTTCTGACACCATGTAACCTCAGAGATGTCACCTGGGGAATGGGGCTGCAAACCTCAAAAGGAAAGAGCTGCAGTAAGCTATTAAAACGCTATCTACTCTGCAGAACATCTACAGCTTTCTTAAAACAGCTCAGTACCAGTCCACACACAACAAGTAAATAAATCCAAAGTAGAGTCAAATTCATCTCCTCATcaacaaaagaaataagatgTATCTTGTTGAAATTTTGTCTACCTTTGCAGGAAACAGGACTAACTAAGAGCGTCTTCTTTGGCTTTCAGAATTAAGAAACTTTGTCGAATCACATATTTTGGCTTTAAGAAGCAATGTCTGAAgagttagaaaacaaaacttaataCTTCTTGAAATGTACCAAGTAAACCAAAACaagacataagaaaaaaatgattaggGGAAGCCTGGCTTTACCAATGGTTTGTCTATCAACACCAAATGAAGTATATAGCTGCAAAGTTTGTGACTGCCCAGCACAAACGATAGCACAAGGAACTTGAAATTCAAGCTATTTGCATAAAGGTCAGAAAGACAGTCTTCAGCTTAACACACCGTTCAAACCCTAATGCAAGTCATTATGGGgcaagaaacaggaaagatgACAAAACCTTTACTCTGCCTTtcaaacaacacacacaaaaaagacaaCTACTAAAATGGCAAAACAGCAAACATGAAAGAACGTAAGTACAGATATTCTCTTAACTTTTACAGTCacaattccttttttcttcctaaagtaAGGCAAAAGTTATGTTCCGCTGCTAACACTTTTAACTTCTGGAAAAGTCAAACTCTTGCCTACTGTTTGGATGGTCTCTGGACTTCAGCATGGCACAGATTACTAGAAAGACGACTTTTTCATTCTGGTTTCTAACAGCTTTTATCCatgtattctatttttaaattctctcaGAGCAGCCCTTTCTCATTCACCTTAATCTGCTTATGtgacttttaaaagaaacaacaaactgTAAACATTATAGAAAATTATGCAGGCAACACCTTTATGTTCCTGTAAGAAAATTACTTACCAGCTGGAATTATTCTGGGTCATCTTTGCATACTCGTATTTATAGCACATTGCTTCCGAGATGAAGTACACAGAGACTTTTCTCAAAATCATTGCTACTTACAAGCACACATACCCATGCAGCATCATTCAACATGCCAGACCATAAGACAGGCACTTCACTGAGTAATAGGGATCTTTTGTCCCATCCAGCAACATCCAGCTTCAGTTATTTCTTTCAACACAGTACATTAACTTAgaacaaaaacatctgcagaTTAGATggggggaaaacagaaaaacaaaacactatttcTAGAGTCCTTAAAGCTATGTTCTGGTATTACAACaatgcaaaacacaaaacagaggTTTTCAAACCAACATGAAAAAGGCGTATCTTTCAGAAGTCAGCCACGCTTGCTCTGAAAGAAAGCTGTGCATGCTCTGTGCTGAACTAAATCCTCAGAAAAGAGGATGCACAGAGGcaacaaaagaataaagaacatTCAGAGTTCAAAGATAACAAGACAGCGTTACCAGTACCAGGCCATTAGgtggcttttaaaaatccaaacctAGGATTTGGGAATTCTGGTAAAAACTCGCATCACTTATGATGTATCTAGAACCCTGAAAGGCtacaaagctttaaaataccGTTAgtttaaattcactttaaaacattttcccttatAGCACTTACAACTATAATTGAAGATAAAAAACTCAACACAcacttcctttaatttttttttttaatcttgttgcATTCTGGATTTGGTAACAGCTGTGGATAAgagttcttaattttttttctcctatacTCCTCTGGGAAAGAGTCACCAGAACAATTTCAAGTAAAACTTTTTCTAGTGGTAGCTTTAAGCCACAAAATGGGCAGATATGCATGGCCAGATATGCAGGGAAACAAAGCAGGGAATGGAGAATGCAGTCTTGGAGCATTTCTGAGGAACAGAAGTGTCACTAACACAGGAGCACACTTAATCTtgtggttattattttttccctgaaaatttaGAGTCACTGGACCAAAATTATTAAGTAAAGCCATTATAATAAATGCTTATCTATTCTCATTTATCCTCCTTTCATATCTAAAGCAGAATCAAACAAAATATCATAACCAGCAGCAGAAGATACTTTGAGAAGAAGAAGTAGCAAGCCATAcataatttgactttttttttttttttaattgttattcaAGTGGATGCATTGCTGCTCACCTAAAAGCTCATGCCTCAGAAGGCCGACGTTCTAACACATGCTTTTCCTAAAACTAGTcaaaaaacactgcagtctcttaatacactgaaataaaagtaatggAAGTACAAACTGCCTGAAATTCCTAATATTAGATGAGACTTGTAAATAACGTGCCTATAACCACTCCAAAACCCAAACTATGCCTTGGCCCAAACAACTCTTGCTTTGCTCCTCTTCTAAATAGTAATAAAAGCTCAGTAAAAGTCTTTTACATAGAACAGGACAAGAAACTAGTTTGTGTTAGCTGAACAGCCTATCATCTCCAATAtaattcttcacagaaagaaatgaaacctCTGGTTCTAGAAataactagaaatattttttaatgacagaaaaatattcatgttgCTGCACAGAAGTCTAGCAAGAATTAATTTCACAATACAGCACCTACAGACCTAGGCGTGCTGAAAGAAAGTATGCTACAGATACACAAGAGTATTACTCAGCAGATCAGAGAAGTCAAGTGATGGTTCATAATACCTGCAAGCCTATAAAGGTCAGTCCTATCTCATCTTGAAATATACCAGgatgaaaaaggaagggaagagaaagtaCAATTGCTGATAACAGCTCGTGGAATAAATTTCATTAAGTTTAATctggaaatataattttttaaagcatacagTATGTCTGTGTAACAGCCTTCAAATCCATTTAACGAAGAGCCAAAATtatgatttcattttgaatgttttatcAAATGAGGGCTACAACTACTAATGAAACAATGTGGCACTAGAAATCAGTTCTGGTTTTTGGATGCTATAGCACAGCATTACAGAATTGGAAAATACTGGACAGGAAGCAGATATCAAACattagattttatattttttttattttgacttcaAACAGAAGTAGGGATAATGGACTGTCAGAAATGCACTATTTTCTCAGTTACAAGAAGAACAGATATCGCAAGTTTTTATAATATTAGAACTTCCACTTTCTAGCAGCCACATTctaatttcaataaataaatacaaatgaagaTGCTAGATTTCAAAAGAATTAAGAATAACTGCATCTCagttttcccccttttttggtttagaaaaagtaatttaaaaagcacGTTTTACTTCAAGAACCTTGAATGATATCACTATAGTGCTGAAAATGTCTATaaagagcaatgaaaaaaaagctttccaaaactATACACAAAGAACAATGTTAAAGTAActtttttagctttgtttcttAAGAACTATTTAAAACCATTTATGCTTACCTAGATGTAGAAGTGTCAACTGTGCTGCCAATTCCTTCGCATCTTCTAATGTTGTACAGAGTTTATCTGGCATGAAGTAACTCTGGGAATCATATGCAATACTAGGAATAAGTACCTTGTACACCAAAAGTATTTTCCCATCCTGACTCGTGGTTGAATACAAGTAGTATTCTGGTGGTACCCAGttatttttatagcaaaaaTAATCCAGGTGCATTACTGCAGAACTGAAGTGACTAGATTTTAAAGAATACATGCTAATTGGAGTAAGCTTTGTTCCTGGAAGAAATGGGTACGTACACCTTTCAACTTCTGGGGGGATTGGACTGTGCTGACCATTAAGACGAACTGAAAGGTTTGCTGGTTTCCACGCAGATTTTTGATGACCATCCTCTTTGCTGGGAAACCCTAAGAGACTTTCAGAACAGGGACTTATCTGACCATTAAAATGTTGCTTCCAAGTACTTTCTTTGTTAATTGGCTTTGCCAGTGTTACCTGAACACTAGCTCCATCAATGCACTTCCCATTCATTACAGACATGGCAGCAACTGCATCCTCTCGgttgaaaaaatgaacaaaagcgTAGTCTCTCAGCTTCTTTACACGTTCAACCACTCCTGGCTTGAATTTGTTGAATTCAGCTTTAATTTTGTCTTCCGTAGTAGAGAGCATTAAATTTCTTACATACAACACTTTGACTCTCTGCATTGTTTCTTCATCAACTTCTTTCTCTGGGTCTGCCCAATCTACTTGAACAGTATGACCCCAAAGCTGGAACGTTCCTACAGCAAAGAAGCATTGCATCAATAAGAaagatgcaaaggaaaacaaagccattCCTATAGACTACCACTataataagcaaacaaatatgATGCACACCACCAGAAATGGGGTTCTGTGGTCAGCATCCACTTAAGCAAAATTTGTAAGATGTTACTACCTGAAGTaacaaaataatcataaaaatgaTTCTCtactaaaatattaaagacCTGCTTTCAAccatctttaaaatatgaagtatCAGCAACATCACTCATACCCCTCAATGAAAACAAGGGACACAACCCAAGCTCAGCTTTAAAAGAATTCATATGCAGGGACGAGTACATGCAAATGAAGACTGGATGCATGCCCAAGCAAATATCTATCATGTTGTAATTTGCAGTAAGTTCTGttcataaaacaaatgcttgctttttttgttctcaGAACTGCTTAAAatttaacttcttttaaaaagacaattcACAAACGAAATAATATTTGTAGCTGAAAGACACTACTGCAGTTTTGTAACTCTCAAAGTACAataaagcaaggagaaaagagatTACTATACAacctccccggcccccccccccccaaaaaaaaaaagtcacgtTCTCCCGCCCCAGATTTTGATTTCATTATGAAGAGGTTTACCTGGGATTAGCCTCCTTCTAGCTattgcagctgctctgtgagACTCATATTCTACAAAAGCAAAGCCACGATTTTTAGTTTTGTCAGTGGCATTTGGATAAACAATGACATCCACAACTCCTTCTGtaacttttttcatttcattcagtatttcttctttcttcttttcttttggaattGCTCCAATAAATAGTCTGCAGTTGTCCAAGCTGACACAGACACCAATAAACTTCCCTGGACGAATTTCGTAGTTGTTAAGAATCCTGATGGCTAGCTGGGCTTCCTCTTTAGCAGTGTACATTACAAAAGCATAGCCTCGATTCTCACCACTGAATTCCATCATCAGTCTAAACTCATAAATCTTCCCAGCTCTCTCGAAAATTGGAACCAATTCATCTTCATACATATCACGAGGAATCTTACCCACAAAAACTTCACATCCACGAGGTGGTGGAGGACCTTCCCAACCTTAAAATGAattgtccaaaaaaaaataaaaaaaaattagtacaATTGCCAGACAGGCACACCTCCACACACAATTTGGGGTTAGAAGTTAGGTACTTACTACTAGTGTCAGTTTAAAACTGGTATATTCTCATCTTACTTATTTgttatgtttaaataaaaccGTGCACATATGAAAACagtcctttctttccttctttttttgttgtttttctaaattccttttccatttctttcacttgAATTTGTATGACAAGCCACTGAAActaacattatttaaaacactgaCAGGCTTGTTGTCAGAGTCTACATTTCAATCATTTTTTGCCCCTTAAAATTATGTGTCACTTATTAGTACAACTGATATGAGGTAACTCAATTGCTAGAGAAATAACTTGTTATGTTTTctacatttaacattttaaaattgtaaacaTTTCTCAACACTTATTGCccacattttaagaaatttttGGTAGTCCCCAGaactttttcccccctcaacACCACTCAAAAGGTCCAACAACTTGGTTTCACCATCTCCGTTCATCCACTAAAACAAGAATCCCTAAGGAAGGTAGGATATGAAACCGTCCTCTTTTCAGTACCCGAGAACACTGaacatttttcctcctaaaaatGGATCAGTTTTCACAGACTGGAATTGGATGAtaaggggcaaaaaaaaaataatccacagaACAGATCCATGCATCTTGTCCTTATTATACATCAGTGCGTTTGGCATGAAGACTGTATCTCTGCCATACATGCCAGAAGATATGCTCAAgagataatataaaaatgaatatatatatatatgtattttaaaaatatggagTAATGGTCCATAAttatgtcatttattttcccaaaatatgcatttaaacaaaaggtggctcatttttttaaaaagaaaaaaaaatggcaaataaaatcagaaaagaatttcaaatgCAGACAAATGATTCAATCATAACTAGTatcatttttgaaagctttaaCAAGAAATGTTCTCtacaggagagaaaggaaggggtACAAAGCTGGTAGAAAAAGAACACAAGATTTGGTAACTAGGTATTAGTATGAAATGACAAAGCGTaaggaagcaaaggaaaaatgtgacaGTTATCAAGtcacaacaagaaaaataattaactgtTTCACTTTGGCTTGAATTTCACGATCACCTAAATATGATTTATTCTGtaattaacttaatttttttccttcatataaGTATCACCAAAGGGCAAGTAATTTACTCctgaattatgtttttttaaatggaacCACACGTTTTTCCCTTCTCGCAGATTAAGTTTATAGCTATAAACTGTACACCAATTACACACATAAGAATGTTTGCAGCCATCTAAGCAGAGGACCCaaacaaagcaatgaaaactgttttgttttttcaaaaatacttttctgataCACTTTTCTCAAGTGTCATAAGTGAGAAGAACTTTGCTACTGACAGTGAAGgtggagaaaaattaaaaataatgactaaATTGTTTTTTGTGGTTAATTTTGAGCCAGATCAACTACTTGCTCTGGATAATACAACAGCCAGAAAAACATCATGgtaatagaaaaacaaaaccgaTGTCTCCTTCGACAGCACCACAAGCTTATAGAAACGATGTCATAAACAATCATAATTCACAAAAAATTACAAGTCCTAATTGTAGTTTCTCAGAAACCATCTCAAACATCCAATTTCACTTGTCCTAGAAAACTGTTCATAGTTATTTAGGGTAACTTCAAGCCtaaacaaatatgaaaacacaTGAAGACTTTAAGTAGACAAATAACTAATGTCAGTGAACAGGTCTATGGAAAACACCTTGTCAAACAGatctcatttcagaaaagattaaCAAAGTCCATTACTAAACATAATTTTTGCCAAAGGAATACTGTATAACATTCTAATTAAAATCATAAATTTACATTACACAATGTTTTccttatgagaaaaaaaaataatattagcaCAGAAACAGGATGAAGTCTCAGAAAGGAGCCAGTAAAGCCCTGCAGTTCTGTATTCAGGgccattttcaaaataatttcattcagCTCTATTCTTCTATGCTGATAGAAAGTAGGCAGGTAATTTTAGACAGGAAAAGCTTCCAAGCAGCATTTTGATGCAGCTGTCTGTTAAACTACATGTAGGAATGTGCAGTAGAGCTCAGGCTTACAAACATGAATTAAAAGACATGGGATCACAGGTCACTAAGGAGAATGATCCAAAACAATGGCACAAAGAAACTAccatctttctgcttttgtaagTGCATAATCTGTCTCAAAAAGAAGGGAGTTGCTGCATTTAAAGAGTTCTAGCCAAGACTAATGGCAAAATTCTTACATATTGCTGAAGTTAACGATGACATTgaattaattgaaatatttcttctactctgaatatttttccaaatcagTGTAACAAGAAGCGTTAGGATAAAGCTAACTGACAGTATTATTAGAGAGAACAGCAGGTACTAGATGTCTTAACaggaaaactcagaaaaagtaCTTCAgactagaaaaaaatcctaaattctGCAGGAAAGATGTTACCCGTTTTAACAAGCTAAGAGTAAAGTAGATAAACCCATCTTCCAGAGCTCTCAGAATCAAAGCCAGatacttttctgaaaatgcatttttggaaaaaaaaaaaaaaaaaaagtcatcaggCTGAACACAGCAGTAACAGAGGAGAAAGT
Protein-coding regions in this window:
- the RBM46 gene encoding probable RNA-binding protein 46 isoform X2 — translated: MHEENTAATNGCGKFRSSTQNEAALLALMDKTGYSMVQENGQRKFGGPPPGWEGPPPPRGCEVFVGKIPRDMYEDELVPIFERAGKIYEFRLMMEFSGENRGYAFVMYTAKEEAQLAIRILNNYEIRPGKFIGVCVSLDNCRLFIGAIPKEKKKEEILNEMKKVTEGVVDVIVYPNATDKTKNRGFAFVEYESHRAAAIARRRLIPGTFQLWGHTVQVDWADPEKEVDEETMQRVKVLYVRNLMLSTTEDKIKAEFNKFKPGVVERVKKLRDYAFVHFFNREDAVAAMSVMNGKCIDGASVQVTLAKPINKESTWKQHFNGQISPCSESLLGFPSKEDGHQKSAWKPANLSVRLNGQHSPIPPEVERCTYPFLPGTKLTPISMYSLKSSHFSSAVMHLDYFCYKNNWVPPEYYLYSTTSQDGKILLVYKVLIPSIAYDSQSYFMPDKLCTTLEDAKELAAQLTLLHLANCTPYLG
- the RBM46 gene encoding probable RNA-binding protein 46 isoform X1 encodes the protein MHEENTAATNGCGKFRSSTQNEAALLALMDKTGYSMVQENGQRKFGGPPPGWEGPPPPRGCEVFVGKIPRDMYEDELVPIFERAGKIYEFRLMMEFSGENRGYAFVMYTAKEEAQLAIRILNNYEIRPGKFIGVCVSLDNCRLFIGAIPKEKKKEEILNEMKKVTEGVVDVIVYPNATDKTKNRGFAFVEYESHRAAAIARRRLIPGTFQLWGHTVQVDWADPEKEVDEETMQRVKVLYVRNLMLSTTEDKIKAEFNKFKPGVVERVKKLRDYAFVHFFNREDAVAAMSVMNGKCIDGASVQVTLAKPINKESTWKQHFNGQISPCSESLLGFPSKEDGHQKSAWKPANLSVRLNGQHSPIPPEVERCTYPFLPGTKLTPISMYSLKSSHFSSAVMHLDYFCYKNNWVPPEYYLYSTTSQDGKILLVYKVLIPSIAYDSQSYFMPDKLCTTLEDAKELAAQLTLLHLDRDHKLGNLGLCRRTWRKVRKIEEANCTPYLG